The DNA region TGCGAGAGGGGCTGCTCTACGACATGGTGGGCAGCCAGCAGCACGAGTATGTGCGTGAGCGGACGCTCAACGCCCTGATGCGACGGTACCGGGTGGACAAGAAGCACGCGCGCCGGGTGCGAAAACAGGCGCTGGTCTGTTTTCGGCAGGTGGCGGAAAGCTGGCGCCTGGGGGCCTACGAGCGAGAGATACTGAGTACCGCGGCCTGGTTGCACGAGCTGGGGATGGCGGTCTCCCATACCCGTTATCACAAGCACGGTGACTACCTGGTTCGTCACTCCGATATGCTCGGATTTACCAGCTACGAACAGCGCGCCATTGCACTGCTGATTCGGGGTCACCGGCGCTCGTTGCCGATGCATCTTTATGAAAATATGTCGCCCTACTACCGTGAGCGTGTGGTGCGGCTGACGATCCTGCTGCGGCTGTCGATTGTGCTGAACCATATCCGCAGTGAGGACACGCTACCCGAATACCAGCTCAGTGTAGAGGGGACCCGGCTCACCCTTGACCTGGGCAGCGGCTGGTTGCATGAACACCCCTTGATCCGCGCCGATTTTGCGCGCGAGGTGGAGCGGCTGGCGGTGGCGGGGTATAGCCTGCTGGTGCAGTAGGGGTTACCTGTTTCCTTTCCCCATTTAAGGCGAGGGTCCAGTGTAGGAAGCGGCTTGGTGGGGTGTTGGCCTGCAGGCCGTCCTGCACTCCTAGTCTGGCGACTGGCATTTTGTCGGGATGCACCCCGACGGGTGCCTTAAGGGGGCGACCAGCGCCCCCTTAAGAATCCCCGCTGGGCCCCACCAACCCGGCCTGCGGCTGCGCTGCGCTATGGGCAAAGGGGGCGGGCGTTTCGAGGGGGCTCCTGCCCCCACGAAACGGCTCGACATCCTTGTCTCGCCCCTGCGGGCCTAATCGCCCCCTTTCCCCATTGCTCGCCGGCTTGCAGGGTAAAATCCGTTAAGCCTCTAAACTCAACTGTTGCACCAGAATCTCCCTACAGACCGGCATGGTACGAGCGGCTGAAAAATCCGCAAAAGCCGGTCTGCGCCGGTGGGTGAGGGTGGTGATGAAATAATCGCGACCGGTTTGGGAAACACGGCCGATACGTAGTTGGTTGTAAGACATCCTTGTCTCCAGCCCTTTGGCATCTCAAAACAGTTTAGGTTATCGGTTGCAGGTCGGGTGGGATGGGCTGTAGGTCGGGCTTCAGCCCGACAGTCCCATGGCTCGACTATCGCTTGAATTAGCCCATTGTCGGCCTGAAGGCCGACCTACAGGTGGATAATCCGAGCGCTTATCTAGGTCTGGCAGGGAGGTGTAGGTCGTTGTAGGTTGCTGTAGGTCGGGCTTTAGCCCGACAATCCCATGAACCCGCCCAATGTCGGCCTGAAGGCCAACCTACAGGCAATAAAAAAGGCGCACCGGGGTGCGCCTTAAGTGAACATCCTTAACCGTTACTGATAGCTGTAGCGGTAAGATGCGCCGATAAAGTGGACAATTTCGTTGTCGTCCTGATCAACGGTATTGCCTTTATCGTAGACCCAACCATCATAGTTCCAGTCGTCATTCTTCAGCTTGTTGTAGCTGTAGCTGAGGCCAAGGCTGGATTGCTGATCAATTTGATAATCACCAAACAACCTCACTTTCTGCTGCTTGTATTCGACAGAATCGAAGTCTTCCACCGTGGTGTTGAGTATATTGGTTTGATCGTACTCATTTTTATCCTTCTGGTAGTTGTATTCAATACCTACCTTCAGGTCCTCGGTGATCGCCCCTTTGGCGCCAACTCCAAAAGCAACCCCTTTCTGCTTGAGTTCGGCTTTAAAGTCCTGTCTATCAGCAGGTGTGGGGTTTGGTAAGCCTCGAGGGTAACCACCGTTGTACTGCTTCTGCTTGATCTGGTCGGTCGATACCCAGCCATTGAGCTCCCAGTCATCGTTGAGGGCATAGTTGGCATCGAGGGAAACCAGGTAGCCCTCGATCTCATCCACACCCAACTGATTCCTGAGGTCAAAGTCATCATTGTAGGCCTTCAGCAGGAACTGAGTGGACAGAGTCTCAACAGGAGACCAGTCAACCAGTAGCTTGCCCTCGTTGCGGGTGCGCTTAGCAGTGTAGATAGGGTCGAAATCGTCAACCTGGGCGCTGGACTTCTCGAGGCCTGAGTTATCGCGATCCTTGTATTCATACTGCAAGCTCGCACTCAGGTTGTCGAGAAAACGCTTGTTGACGCGAGCGCCAAAGCTGTTTTCTTCCGTTTCTTTGTACTTATCGATATTACCGGTGACATCATCAGGGCGCTTGATCTTTTCATACCCAGCCATGCCGGTCAGCTTCCAGTTCATCGGTAACCGATAGCTGGCCTCTGTCTCCAGGGTATGGGTTGTCAGGTCACGCTGAACGTACTTATCGTCCGCGTCGGCGGGTGAGCCGCCTTTGTATTGACGTTCAGGTGTTTCGTCGTCCTTGTCGCGATAACGATAGGTAGCTCGCAGAGTCAGCTTGTTAATCGGACGAGAGACAATGCCCAGTTTAACGTTGGTCTCGGCAACC from Aestuariirhabdus litorea includes:
- a CDS encoding MtrB/PioB family decaheme-associated outer membrane protein, which codes for MNTYNGFKLLPLCAAVGVAISGMAWAEEEELKPYTEPDSSFSLGAGWVSDDNYYFSQYSRADDKGFYPLFGADINHRDDDTGTWMRLRANTGSLSFEHNRQGDWKYSIGVDTMRRNYPYNYNTTLKGSTKETQDVSGTGLRDKDYKVTRDNIRFGATKWIDENWSVNAKFRSEKKKGARPMGAGYFAAPPVFFTEPVDANTQEFDASVMFTGEKLQVQAGAYMLHFDNKKKAVYLMDGGVPYDLPGFGPPNVDDYVNALPLDSTSWQGYVNGGYNFTTTTRGDFRIAYAKTTQDDSFYMPTEVGNYGDLDGEVAETNVKLGIVSRPINKLTLRATYRYRDKDDETPERQYKGGSPADADDKYVQRDLTTHTLETEASYRLPMNWKLTGMAGYEKIKRPDDVTGNIDKYKETEENSFGARVNKRFLDNLSASLQYEYKDRDNSGLEKSSAQVDDFDPIYTAKRTRNEGKLLVDWSPVETLSTQFLLKAYNDDFDLRNQLGVDEIEGYLVSLDANYALNDDWELNGWVSTDQIKQKQYNGGYPRGLPNPTPADRQDFKAELKQKGVAFGVGAKGAITEDLKVGIEYNYQKDKNEYDQTNILNTTVEDFDSVEYKQQKVRLFGDYQIDQQSSLGLSYSYNKLKNDDWNYDGWVYDKGNTVDQDDNEIVHFIGASYRYSYQ